The sequence below is a genomic window from Dermacentor andersoni chromosome 6, qqDerAnde1_hic_scaffold, whole genome shotgun sequence.
aaactgcataaatattacacacaaattgcaccacaagggctaaaatacaatgtatcacaacctgaaagattactgaatgacaacaaattgtttgataatgagacagatgtgcaagaaaagagacattccagctcagtacgtagtgacacaaacaaatatgcatatgcaacaaacaaaaaataaacattacaaatgaaaagaaggagcataggcaaggaattttcataacttttttcttttttgctgtgtatattgacaggttgctttcgacattatagtaaggcctgaaaatttcaccattcgatgacaaggattaaattgtagaacacttgcagtgtggcgtcgtgcttaaattgacatgacaataactaggcacctcaaaattgcagcgccacagtcggaatgcccgcacacaccaggcctacaggcacttttgcaggtgagcctgatggtgtgcacgctcttatggctgaagtaaaccttgaagaaaaaattcatgctgcaacggctatgctacttatggttgcattaaagggtgacttcagcaattatttatttgcaaactagcaatatttgcccttcatatcattaatacatcagcaaattttaagataagttacaaattccttgcctatgctacctttgcatcctttaattatgtggggcctgagaggggggaggggcttggctgccaccatgccccagtgcagccagcagcagctgaagcaggcgctcgttggtctcgtgcgaccgacgcgccacttcgaggcgttgccgctgcacttcaaggcgctgagactccacttcccgcattgccgccacctcctccccgaggtgccgcaggctctccatgtgggcctcgtggtgctgccgc
It includes:
- the LOC140218982 gene encoding uncharacterized protein, coding for MTATAAYVHQSQLEEARVQEDTRFRQQLLEQNRQHHEAHLQSLRQHHEAHMESLRHLGEEVAAMREVESQRLEVQRQRLEVARRSHETNERLLQLLLAALGHGGSQAPPPSQAPHN